A part of Pectobacterium cacticida genomic DNA contains:
- the rsxG gene encoding electron transport complex subunit RsxG: MLTTMRRHATTLALFAAFTTAVTAVVNRLTEPTIAHQAVLQQKMLFDQVVPAELYNSDMQKECYVVTDPALGSSAPHRIFIARRDGEPVAAALESTAPDGYSGAIKLLIGADFHGKVLGVRVLEHHETPGLGDKIDVRISDWITRFNGLTVQGEHDARWAVKKDGGMFDQFTGATITPRAVIHSIKRSTLFLQTLPAKLNSLSACGEDQ; the protein is encoded by the coding sequence ATGCTAACGACCATGCGCCGCCATGCGACCACGCTGGCGCTGTTTGCCGCCTTCACCACTGCCGTCACGGCGGTAGTAAATAGGTTGACGGAGCCGACCATCGCGCATCAGGCGGTGTTGCAGCAAAAAATGTTGTTCGACCAGGTTGTCCCTGCCGAATTATATAATAGTGATATGCAAAAAGAATGTTACGTTGTCACTGACCCAGCGTTAGGGTCATCCGCACCGCACCGCATTTTCATTGCCCGACGGGATGGGGAACCGGTTGCCGCTGCACTCGAAAGCACAGCTCCGGATGGGTATTCTGGCGCGATTAAACTGCTGATTGGCGCCGATTTTCATGGCAAAGTACTCGGCGTCCGCGTTCTTGAACACCATGAAACCCCAGGGCTGGGGGATAAAATCGACGTACGGATTTCTGACTGGATCACGCGGTTTAATGGGCTAACAGTACAAGGTGAGCATGACGCACGTTGGGCGGTAAAAAAAGACGGCGGTATGTTTGACCAATTTACCGGGGCCACCATCACGCCACGGGCCGTCATCCATAGCATAAAACGCAGCACGCTTTTCCTACAAACGTTGCCAGCAAAACTCAACTCGCTATCTGCCTGCGGAGAAGATCAATGA
- a CDS encoding electron transport complex subunit E: MSQTKALFINGLWKNNSALVQLLGLCPLLAVSSTATNALGLGLATTLVLTCTNIAVSALRRWVPTEIRIPIYVMIIASVVSTVQMLINAYAYGLYQSLGIFIPLIVTNCIVIGRAEAFASKNAIFPSAIDGLAMGLGATSALVVLGSLREILGNGTLFDGADLLLGSWAKVLHIDVMHLDTPFLLAMLPPGAFIGLGLLLAVKYVIDEKMKQRRASAVTDKGKTAATPGAVGESL; this comes from the coding sequence ATGAGTCAAACCAAAGCGCTGTTCATCAATGGGTTGTGGAAAAACAATTCAGCACTGGTGCAACTGCTCGGCCTCTGCCCATTATTAGCCGTGTCATCAACAGCAACCAACGCGCTGGGATTAGGATTGGCAACTACCCTGGTTCTAACCTGTACCAACATCGCCGTTTCCGCACTACGTCGTTGGGTGCCAACGGAAATTCGCATTCCTATCTACGTGATGATCATCGCCTCAGTGGTCAGCACCGTACAAATGTTGATTAACGCCTATGCTTACGGGCTATATCAGTCTCTGGGTATTTTTATTCCATTGATTGTCACAAACTGTATCGTTATCGGTCGAGCAGAAGCCTTTGCCTCCAAAAATGCCATCTTCCCTTCCGCTATTGACGGTCTGGCAATGGGTCTGGGGGCGACTAGTGCACTGGTAGTACTCGGATCTTTACGTGAAATACTGGGTAACGGTACGCTGTTCGATGGTGCCGATTTACTGCTGGGTAGTTGGGCCAAGGTTCTCCACATCGACGTTATGCACCTCGATACCCCTTTTCTACTGGCGATGCTACCGCCGGGCGCTTTTATTGGTTTGGGTCTGCTGCTCGCGGTGAAATACGTGATTGATGAAAAAATGAAACAGCGCCGCGCAAGCGCAGTAACAGACAAGGGAAAAACGGCCGCCACGCCTGGCGCTGTAGGGGAATCACTGTGA
- the nth gene encoding endonuclease III → MNKAKRIEILTRLRANNPHPTTELHFNSPFELLIAVLLSAQATDVSVNKATAKLFPIANTPEALLALGVDGVKDYIRTIGLFNSKAENIIKTCRLLLEKHQGQVPEDRDALEALPGVGRKTANVVLNTAFGWPTIAVDTHIFRVSNRTGFAPGKTVEQVEEKLLKVVPAEFKVDCHHWLILHGRYTCVARKPRCGSCLIEDLCEFGAKTPITSPAM, encoded by the coding sequence GTGAACAAGGCTAAACGGATTGAAATATTAACGCGTTTACGCGCCAATAACCCGCATCCAACAACGGAATTGCATTTCAACTCGCCCTTTGAACTGCTTATCGCGGTCCTGCTTTCCGCTCAAGCGACTGATGTCAGTGTCAACAAGGCTACGGCCAAGCTCTTCCCTATCGCCAACACGCCTGAAGCCTTACTCGCACTCGGCGTAGACGGCGTTAAAGATTACATTCGAACCATCGGATTGTTTAATAGCAAAGCGGAAAACATCATCAAGACCTGCCGCCTGTTGCTGGAAAAACATCAAGGGCAGGTTCCTGAAGATCGCGACGCGCTGGAAGCCTTGCCGGGCGTCGGGCGGAAAACGGCCAATGTCGTGTTAAATACGGCTTTCGGCTGGCCGACGATTGCCGTGGATACCCATATCTTTCGCGTCAGCAACCGCACGGGATTCGCGCCAGGTAAAACCGTCGAGCAGGTAGAGGAAAAACTGCTGAAAGTTGTTCCAGCAGAATTTAAAGTCGATTGTCATCACTGGTTAATCCTGCACGGCCGTTACACCTGTGTCGCCCGCAAACCACGCTGTGGCTCCTGCCTGATTGAAGATTTATGCGAATTTGGCGCAAAGACGCCGATTACTTCACCGGCAATGTGA
- the cysB gene encoding HTH-type transcriptional regulator CysB, producing MKLQQLRYIVEVVNHNLNVSSTAEGLYTSQPGISKQVRMLEDELGIQIFARSGKHLTQVTPAGQEVIRIAREVLSKVDAIKAVAGEHTYPDKGSLYVATTHTQARYALPSVIKGFIDRYPRVSLHMHQGSPTQIAEAVAKGSADFAIATEALHLYDDLVMLPCYHWNRAVVVKPDHPLASQTDITIEELAAYPIVTYTFGFTGRSELDTAFNRAGLTPRIVFTATDADVIKTYVRLGLGVGVIANMAVDPQTETDLVTLNANSIFNYSTTKIGFRRSTFLRSYMYDFIQRFAPHLTRDVVDSAVALRSNDEIEAMFKDVTLPVK from the coding sequence ATGAAACTACAACAGCTTCGTTATATTGTTGAAGTTGTTAATCACAACCTGAACGTGTCTTCCACCGCAGAAGGATTGTACACTTCTCAGCCAGGGATCAGTAAACAGGTTCGCATGCTGGAGGATGAGTTGGGCATTCAAATTTTTGCCCGTAGTGGAAAACATCTGACACAGGTGACGCCCGCTGGACAGGAAGTCATTCGCATTGCGCGTGAGGTTCTGTCAAAAGTTGATGCAATCAAAGCCGTTGCTGGAGAGCACACCTATCCCGATAAAGGTTCGCTATATGTAGCAACTACGCATACACAGGCGCGCTATGCGCTGCCAAGTGTAATCAAAGGTTTTATCGATCGTTACCCTCGTGTGTCACTGCATATGCATCAGGGATCGCCGACGCAAATTGCGGAAGCCGTGGCAAAAGGATCGGCGGATTTTGCTATCGCGACCGAAGCGCTGCATTTGTACGACGATCTGGTCATGCTGCCATGCTATCACTGGAATCGTGCGGTAGTCGTAAAACCCGACCATCCTTTGGCTTCCCAAACCGACATCACTATCGAAGAGTTGGCGGCTTATCCTATTGTCACCTACACTTTTGGCTTTACGGGGCGCTCAGAGTTAGACACGGCATTTAACCGCGCAGGACTAACGCCACGTATTGTTTTCACCGCCACGGATGCTGATGTCATCAAGACGTATGTACGTTTAGGTTTGGGTGTAGGGGTGATCGCGAATATGGCGGTCGATCCGCAAACAGAAACCGATCTCGTCACTCTCAATGCCAACAGCATTTTCAACTACAGTACGACGAAAATTGGCTTTCGGCGGAGTACGTTTCTACGTAGTTACATGTACGATTTCATCCAGCGGTTTGCTCCACATCTCACTAGGGATGTTGTCGATTCCGCCGTAGCATTACGTTCAAATGATGAGATTGAGGCGATGTTTAAAGACGTCACATTGCCGGTGAAGTAA
- the topA gene encoding type I DNA topoisomerase — translation MGKALVIVESPAKAKTINKYLGNDYVVKSSVGHVRDLPTSGSVSKKSADSTKDKIKKKVKKDEKTALVNRMGVDPYHGWKANYEILPGKEKVVSELKTLAEKADHIYLATDLDREGEAIAWHLREIIGGEDARFSRVVFNEITKNAIKQAFEKPDTLNIDRVNAQQARRFMDRVVGYMVSPLLWKKIARGLSAGRVQSVAVRLVVDREREIKAFVPEEYWELHADLLANSDVQLQMQVTHYNGKPFKPVNKAQTQAAISLLENARYVVANREDKPTSSKPSAPFITSTLQQAASTRLGFGVKKTMMMAQRLYEAGYITYMRTDSTNLSQDALTMVRSYIDETYGKRYLPASANLYSSKENSQEAHEAIRPSDVSVLADSLKDMEADAQKLYQLIWRQFVACQMTPAQYDSTTLIVEAADYQLRAKGRTLRFDGWTKVMPALRKNDEDRTLPSVAVGEALSLQKLLPRQHFTKPPARYSDASLVKELEKRGIGRPSTYASIISTIQDRGYVRVENRRFYAEKMGEIVTDRLEENFRELMNYDFTARMESQLDQVANNQAEWKAVLDEFFKEFSQQLEKAEQDPEEGGMRPNTMVLTSIDCPTCSRKMGIRTASTGVFLGCSGYALPPKERCKTTINLIPENEVLNVLEGDDAETNALRARRRCVKCGTAMDSYLIDNQRKLHVCGNNPSCDGYEIETGEFRIKGYDGPIVECDKCGAEMHLKMGRFGKYMACTNESCTNTRKILRNGEVAPPKEDPVPLPELPCEKSDAYFVLRDGAAGVFLAANTFPKSRETRAPLVEELVRFKDRLPEKLRYLAEAPVMDKDGNKTLVRFSRKTKQQYISSEKEGKATGWSAFYIDGKWVEGKK, via the coding sequence ATGGGTAAAGCTCTCGTTATCGTCGAGTCCCCGGCAAAAGCCAAAACGATCAATAAGTATTTAGGCAATGACTACGTGGTCAAATCCAGCGTCGGTCATGTGCGCGATTTGCCGACCAGTGGCTCAGTCAGTAAAAAGAGCGCGGACTCAACGAAAGATAAAATCAAAAAGAAAGTCAAAAAGGATGAAAAAACCGCCCTGGTAAATCGCATGGGCGTCGATCCTTATCATGGCTGGAAGGCTAATTACGAAATTCTGCCGGGTAAGGAGAAGGTCGTTTCCGAACTTAAAACGCTGGCAGAAAAAGCCGATCATATCTACCTCGCGACCGACCTTGACCGCGAAGGGGAAGCTATCGCTTGGCATTTGCGGGAAATTATCGGTGGCGAAGACGCGCGTTTTAGCCGCGTGGTATTTAACGAAATTACAAAAAATGCGATTAAACAGGCATTTGAAAAACCAGATACGCTAAATATAGATCGCGTTAATGCACAGCAGGCGCGCCGGTTTATGGATCGCGTAGTGGGTTACATGGTCTCGCCGCTGCTGTGGAAAAAAATTGCCCGCGGCTTATCTGCCGGGCGTGTGCAATCGGTGGCGGTGCGTTTGGTTGTCGATCGCGAACGTGAAATCAAGGCGTTCGTGCCGGAAGAATATTGGGAATTGCACGCCGATTTGCTGGCGAACAGTGACGTCCAATTACAAATGCAAGTGACGCACTACAACGGCAAACCGTTTAAACCGGTGAACAAAGCGCAAACACAGGCGGCAATTAGCCTGCTTGAAAATGCGCGTTACGTGGTTGCCAACCGCGAAGATAAACCCACCAGCAGTAAACCCAGTGCACCATTCATTACCTCGACGCTCCAGCAGGCGGCCAGTACCCGTCTTGGTTTTGGTGTGAAAAAAACCATGATGATGGCGCAGCGTCTGTATGAAGCGGGCTACATTACTTATATGCGTACCGATTCGACGAACCTCAGTCAGGATGCTTTGACGATGGTTCGTAGCTATATTGACGAGACGTACGGGAAACGCTATTTGCCAGCGTCGGCGAACCTCTATAGCAGTAAAGAGAATTCACAGGAAGCGCACGAAGCGATACGCCCGTCGGATGTCAGCGTGCTGGCTGATAGCCTGAAAGATATGGAAGCCGATGCGCAAAAACTGTATCAATTAATTTGGCGTCAGTTCGTCGCCTGTCAAATGACGCCTGCGCAATACGACTCCACCACGTTAATCGTCGAGGCCGCAGATTATCAGTTGCGGGCCAAAGGGCGCACGTTACGTTTCGACGGTTGGACGAAGGTCATGCCCGCGCTGCGTAAAAATGATGAAGATCGTACGTTGCCAAGCGTTGCCGTAGGCGAGGCGCTTTCTTTGCAAAAATTGCTGCCGCGCCAACACTTCACTAAACCGCCTGCACGTTACAGTGATGCCTCTTTGGTAAAAGAGTTGGAAAAACGTGGCATTGGGCGTCCGTCCACCTATGCGTCGATCATCTCAACCATTCAGGATCGCGGCTATGTCCGGGTGGAGAACCGTCGCTTCTACGCCGAGAAGATGGGTGAAATCGTTACCGATAGGCTGGAAGAAAATTTCCGCGAACTCATGAATTACGATTTCACCGCGCGGATGGAAAGTCAGCTCGATCAGGTCGCCAATAATCAAGCCGAATGGAAAGCCGTATTGGATGAGTTCTTCAAGGAATTCAGCCAACAGCTAGAAAAGGCAGAGCAGGATCCTGAAGAGGGCGGCATGCGCCCGAACACCATGGTGTTAACCAGTATTGATTGCCCAACGTGCTCGCGCAAAATGGGGATTCGTACCGCCAGTACCGGGGTATTTCTGGGGTGCTCCGGTTATGCGTTGCCGCCAAAAGAGCGCTGTAAGACCACGATTAACCTGATACCAGAAAATGAAGTTCTTAACGTGCTGGAAGGCGACGATGCGGAAACTAACGCACTGCGCGCCCGTCGCCGCTGTGTAAAATGCGGCACCGCGATGGACAGTTACCTGATCGATAATCAGCGTAAACTTCACGTTTGCGGTAATAACCCTTCCTGTGACGGGTATGAGATTGAAACCGGTGAATTCCGCATTAAGGGCTATGACGGCCCAATTGTGGAGTGCGATAAATGCGGGGCCGAGATGCACCTCAAAATGGGGCGTTTCGGTAAGTACATGGCATGTACCAATGAGAGTTGTACGAACACCCGCAAGATATTACGCAACGGCGAGGTTGCGCCACCGAAGGAAGATCCGGTGCCATTGCCTGAACTCCCTTGTGAAAAGTCTGATGCCTATTTCGTTCTGCGTGATGGCGCAGCTGGGGTTTTCCTTGCTGCTAACACGTTTCCGAAATCCCGAGAAACGCGGGCGCCATTGGTAGAGGAACTGGTGCGATTCAAAGATCGTCTTCCTGAAAAATTGCGCTATTTGGCCGAAGCTCCGGTGATGGATAAAGACGGCAATAAAACGCTGGTGCGTTTTAGCCGCAAGACCAAGCAGCAATATATTTCATCGGAGAAAGAGGGCAAAGCAACAGGCTGGTCGGCATTTTATATTGATGGCAAGTGGGTCGAAGGAAAGAAATAG
- a CDS encoding YciN family protein, with product MSFEYQGNVEKRPIDRQNLLAEANDIIKHHDDYLHGMVADGVEQKNGVLVFRGEFFLDEAGMPTLKSTAVFNMFKHLAHVLSEKYYLVD from the coding sequence ATGTCATTTGAATATCAGGGTAACGTAGAAAAACGCCCCATCGATCGCCAAAATTTATTAGCTGAGGCCAATGATATCATTAAACATCACGATGATTATTTACATGGTATGGTCGCTGATGGCGTAGAACAAAAAAATGGCGTGTTAGTTTTTCGCGGTGAGTTTTTTCTCGATGAGGCAGGAATGCCGACGTTAAAAAGCACCGCCGTATTTAACATGTTCAAACATCTTGCTCATGTATTATCCGAAAAATATTATTTGGTAGATTAA
- the sohB gene encoding protease SohB, translating into MEFLSLYGLFLAKVLTLVVAVGALVVLIFGMTQRKRQHKGELQVTNLGEQYQEMQREMQTACMSDTERKLLLKQEKKKEKETAKQEKQRAKRGEEKSRKPCLYVLDFNGSMDAGEVSSLREEISAVLAVAKPQDEVLLRLESPGGVVHGYGLAASQLQRLRQGGVRLTVAVDKVAASGGYMMACVADRIVAAPFAIVGSIGVVAQIPNFHRLLKNKDIDVELHTAGEFKRTLTLFGENTEQGREKFREDLNVTHRLFKDFVQQMRPSLDIDAVATGEHWFGTQAKALGLVDAIGTSDDLLIAEMASHEVLNVRYTRRKRLLDRLTGSAGDTAERLMLRWWQRGSKPLL; encoded by the coding sequence GTGGAATTTCTTTCTTTATACGGTTTATTTCTGGCTAAAGTGCTTACCCTTGTGGTGGCCGTGGGGGCGTTAGTTGTTCTGATTTTTGGTATGACACAGCGTAAGCGTCAACATAAGGGTGAGTTACAGGTCACCAACCTGGGGGAGCAATATCAGGAAATGCAGCGTGAAATGCAGACGGCCTGTATGAGCGATACCGAGCGTAAGCTGTTATTGAAACAAGAAAAGAAGAAAGAGAAAGAAACCGCGAAGCAAGAAAAGCAACGCGCTAAGCGCGGCGAAGAGAAAAGTCGTAAACCGTGTCTGTATGTGCTCGATTTCAATGGCAGTATGGACGCGGGCGAAGTCAGTTCATTGCGGGAAGAGATTTCGGCCGTTCTGGCTGTAGCAAAACCACAAGACGAAGTCTTACTGCGCCTCGAAAGTCCTGGCGGCGTCGTGCACGGTTACGGGCTGGCGGCTTCACAATTACAGCGTTTGCGTCAGGGCGGCGTACGCCTGACCGTTGCGGTGGATAAAGTGGCGGCCAGCGGCGGTTATATGATGGCTTGTGTTGCCGATCGCATTGTCGCGGCCCCTTTTGCGATAGTGGGGTCTATCGGTGTTGTGGCGCAGATTCCTAATTTCCATCGTTTATTAAAAAACAAGGATATTGACGTTGAATTGCACACCGCGGGTGAGTTTAAGCGCACGTTAACGCTCTTCGGTGAAAATACCGAACAGGGGCGCGAGAAATTCCGTGAAGATCTTAATGTGACGCATCGGCTATTTAAGGACTTTGTCCAACAGATGCGCCCCTCGCTGGACATTGATGCGGTAGCGACGGGAGAGCATTGGTTTGGTACACAGGCCAAAGCGCTGGGGTTAGTTGATGCTATTGGCACAAGTGACGATCTATTGATTGCAGAGATGGCCAGCCATGAAGTTCTCAATGTTCGCTATACACGACGTAAACGCCTATTGGATCGCCTAACCGGAAGCGCTGGTGATACCGCAGAACGGTTAATGTTGCGCTGGTGGCAACGCGGGTCGAAACCGTTATTGTAA
- a CDS encoding YciK family oxidoreductase, translating to MHYQPKIDLLQNRIILVTGAGDGIGREAALTYARYGAQVILLGRTESKLQAVKQQIVQEQGVTPQVVVCDLLTLSSAQCFQLSEELAQVVPRLDGVLHNAGLLGEIAPIAQQTPEIWHQVMQVNINATFMLTQALLPLLLQSPSPSLVFTSSSVGRQGRAGWGAYSVSKFATEGMMQVLAEEYRSQNLRVNCINPGGTRTAMRASAFPQEDPMKLKTPADIMPLYLYLMGDDSRRKTGMSFDAQPSRKAGPAE from the coding sequence GTGCATTACCAACCTAAAATTGATTTACTGCAAAACCGCATCATTCTGGTTACCGGCGCAGGCGATGGTATCGGTCGGGAAGCCGCACTGACGTACGCTCGTTATGGCGCACAGGTCATTTTATTAGGCCGGACAGAGAGTAAGCTGCAAGCGGTCAAGCAGCAGATCGTTCAGGAACAGGGGGTTACGCCACAGGTTGTTGTCTGCGATCTGCTGACGTTGTCCTCCGCGCAGTGCTTTCAGTTGTCTGAGGAACTGGCGCAGGTCGTTCCGCGACTGGATGGTGTTCTCCATAATGCTGGCCTACTCGGAGAAATTGCCCCGATAGCGCAACAAACCCCGGAAATCTGGCATCAGGTGATGCAAGTCAACATTAACGCCACATTTATGCTAACGCAGGCACTGCTGCCATTATTATTGCAATCTCCCAGCCCGTCTCTGGTGTTCACCAGTTCCAGTGTCGGCCGCCAAGGTCGCGCAGGCTGGGGCGCCTATTCCGTGTCTAAATTCGCCACTGAAGGCATGATGCAAGTGTTGGCTGAGGAATATCGTTCACAGAATCTACGCGTGAATTGTATTAACCCTGGCGGGACACGAACGGCCATGCGGGCATCGGCGTTCCCCCAGGAAGATCCGATGAAGCTAAAAACACCGGCAGACATCATGCCACTGTATCTCTACCTGATGGGTGACGACAGCCGCCGCAAGACAGGAATGAGTTTTGATGCACAGCCGAGCAGAAAAGCCGGTCCCGCCGAATAA
- the cobO gene encoding cob(I)yrinic acid a,c-diamide adenosyltransferase, with translation MHDERHQQRQQRLKERVDARIAAAHETRGILIVFTGNGKGKTTAAFGTVTRAIGHGLRAGVIQFIKGEWPNGEKQLLQQHGVEFQVMATGFTWETQNRQIDGDAAQRVWQHGKRMLADPQLDLVVLDELTYMLSYDYLPLRDVVTAIKQRPTGQTVIITGRGCHRDILDMADTVTEMRAVKHAFDSGIQAQQGIDW, from the coding sequence ATGCACGATGAACGGCACCAGCAACGCCAACAGCGCCTGAAAGAAAGAGTCGATGCCCGCATTGCTGCCGCGCATGAAACACGCGGTATCCTGATCGTATTTACGGGCAACGGGAAAGGAAAAACCACCGCGGCATTTGGCACCGTCACTCGGGCGATCGGCCACGGTTTACGCGCTGGCGTGATCCAATTTATCAAAGGGGAATGGCCAAACGGTGAGAAGCAGTTGCTTCAACAGCACGGTGTGGAATTTCAGGTCATGGCGACGGGTTTTACCTGGGAGACGCAGAATCGTCAGATAGATGGGGATGCGGCGCAACGTGTCTGGCAGCATGGCAAACGCATGCTGGCCGATCCCCAGCTAGATCTCGTCGTATTAGATGAACTGACGTATATGCTTAGCTACGATTATTTACCATTACGTGACGTTGTCACAGCAATCAAACAACGTCCGACTGGGCAAACGGTGATCATTACAGGTCGAGGTTGTCACCGCGATATACTGGATATGGCCGATACCGTGACGGAGATGCGCGCGGTAAAGCACGCGTTTGATAGCGGTATTCAGGCACAGCAAGGCATTGACTGGTAG
- the rluB gene encoding 23S rRNA pseudouridine(2605) synthase RluB — protein sequence MSEKLQKVLARAGHGSRREIEGIIQAGRVSVDGKIATLGDRVDVTKATKIRIDGHLVSVKETEETVCRVLMYYKPEGELCTRSDPDGRPTVFDRLPKIQGSRWIAVGRLDVNTSGLLLFTTDGELANRLMHPSHEVEREYAVRVFGEVNDEKIKQLSKGISLEDGPASFRTIRYQGGEGLNQWYNVTLTEGRNREVRRLWEAVGVQVSRLIRVRYGDITLPKGIPRGGWAEMPLEQLNYLRELVQLPPETISKLPVERERRRVKANQIRRAVKRHSQINNAPARRSSPKPKRNG from the coding sequence ATGAGCGAAAAGTTACAAAAAGTTCTGGCGCGCGCCGGACATGGCTCACGCCGCGAAATTGAAGGTATTATTCAGGCCGGGCGTGTTAGCGTCGATGGTAAAATAGCCACATTGGGCGATCGCGTTGATGTGACGAAAGCCACCAAAATTCGTATTGATGGTCATCTCGTTAGCGTAAAAGAAACGGAAGAAACGGTGTGCCGTGTCCTGATGTACTACAAACCGGAAGGTGAGTTGTGTACTCGCAGCGATCCTGATGGTCGGCCTACGGTATTTGATCGCCTGCCAAAAATTCAGGGGTCTCGCTGGATCGCGGTAGGGCGCCTTGATGTGAATACATCTGGTCTTCTGCTCTTTACGACTGACGGTGAGCTTGCAAATCGCCTGATGCACCCCAGCCATGAGGTTGAGCGTGAGTATGCCGTGCGGGTCTTTGGCGAAGTTAATGACGAAAAGATCAAACAATTAAGTAAAGGCATTTCATTGGAAGATGGCCCGGCGTCGTTCCGTACTATCCGCTATCAGGGAGGCGAAGGCCTGAATCAGTGGTATAACGTAACCTTGACGGAAGGGCGTAACCGCGAAGTTCGCCGTCTGTGGGAGGCGGTAGGTGTTCAGGTTAGCCGCCTGATCCGTGTGCGTTACGGGGATATTACCTTACCGAAAGGCATTCCTCGCGGCGGTTGGGCCGAAATGCCGTTGGAACAGTTGAACTATCTGCGTGAATTAGTGCAACTTCCGCCAGAAACCATATCGAAATTGCCTGTCGAGCGCGAGCGCCGTCGGGTCAAGGCGAACCAGATCCGTCGCGCGGTAAAACGCCATAGCCAGATCAACAATGCGCCAGCCCGCCGCTCGTCGCCAAAGCCGAAACGCAACGGCTGA
- a CDS encoding L-threonylcarbamoyladenylate synthase, protein MSQFFYIHPQNPQPRLIAQSVEVLQKGGVIVYPTDSGYALGCMVGEKNALERICRIRDLGNDHNFTLVCRDLSELSTYAHVDNAAFRLIKNNTPGNYTFILKATKEVPRRLMNEKRKTIGLRVPSNPIALDLLAALNEPLMSTTLMLPGNDFAESDPDEIQERLGKRVDLVIHGGSIGQQPTTVIDLTDASPRVVREGTGDITPFL, encoded by the coding sequence ATGAGCCAGTTTTTCTATATTCATCCGCAGAATCCACAACCGCGATTGATTGCGCAATCGGTGGAAGTTTTGCAAAAAGGCGGGGTGATCGTTTATCCAACGGATTCCGGCTATGCATTGGGCTGTATGGTCGGTGAAAAAAACGCGCTTGAGCGCATTTGTCGGATTCGCGATTTGGGTAACGATCATAACTTCACCTTGGTGTGTCGCGATTTGTCCGAGTTATCGACGTATGCCCATGTGGATAACGCCGCCTTCCGCTTAATCAAAAATAATACGCCGGGTAACTATACTTTTATTCTGAAAGCCACGAAGGAAGTCCCCCGGCGCTTAATGAATGAAAAGCGTAAAACCATCGGTCTGCGCGTGCCATCGAATCCGATTGCACTGGATTTGCTCGCTGCGCTCAATGAGCCATTAATGTCGACGACACTGATGCTACCCGGCAATGATTTCGCCGAATCCGATCCAGATGAGATTCAGGAAAGATTAGGCAAACGCGTGGATTTGGTTATTCACGGCGGTTCGATTGGCCAGCAGCCAACGACTGTGATCGACCTGACTGATGCCTCACCGCGCGTCGTCCGCGAGGGCACGGGCGATATCACGCCATTTTTGTAA
- the rnm gene encoding RNase RNM: protein MPEDSQLVTPFPLYDLHSHTTASDGLLTPTALVCRAVDMRVNVLAITDHDTIGGLAEAQQTIAQQALPLRLIPGVEISTLWENHEIHIVGLGVEVAHPALTGLLQQQADNRLRRAEQIAVRLEKSRIPDALAGAQRMATGGQITRAHFARYLIELGIAANMNQVFKKYLAKGKTGYVPPQWCSIPQAIDAIHQSGGVSVLAHPGRYDLTAKWLKRLIATFAEGGGIAMEVAQCQQAPEERAQLGRYARDANLLASQGSDFHLPCAWIELGRKLWLPAGVDPVWHHPLLAQ, encoded by the coding sequence GTGCCAGAAGACTCTCAATTAGTAACACCATTCCCACTTTATGACTTACATAGCCACACAACGGCATCCGATGGGCTGTTAACGCCAACGGCACTCGTCTGTCGGGCCGTCGACATGCGGGTAAACGTGCTGGCCATCACCGATCACGATACGATCGGCGGTCTTGCAGAAGCGCAACAGACCATTGCGCAGCAAGCGCTGCCGTTGCGGCTGATTCCGGGGGTGGAGATCTCCACGCTGTGGGAAAACCATGAGATCCATATTGTTGGGCTAGGCGTGGAGGTCGCGCATCCGGCGTTAACTGGATTACTGCAACAGCAGGCGGATAACCGACTGCGTCGGGCAGAACAGATTGCCGTCCGGTTGGAAAAATCGCGTATTCCCGATGCGCTGGCAGGCGCACAGCGTATGGCGACCGGGGGGCAGATCACGCGAGCGCATTTCGCTCGTTATTTGATTGAATTAGGTATCGCGGCGAATATGAATCAGGTCTTTAAAAAGTATTTAGCAAAGGGGAAGACGGGCTATGTGCCGCCGCAATGGTGTAGTATTCCGCAAGCAATAGACGCGATTCATCAATCCGGTGGCGTGTCGGTTTTAGCGCACCCGGGGCGCTATGATCTGACAGCTAAATGGCTAAAACGCCTGATAGCGACGTTTGCAGAAGGTGGGGGCATTGCAATGGAAGTGGCCCAGTGCCAACAGGCACCAGAGGAACGTGCGCAGCTTGGTCGTTATGCGCGCGATGCCAATTTACTGGCGTCGCAAGGTTCAGATTTCCATCTGCCGTGCGCCTGGATTGAGTTAGGGCGTAAACTGTGGCTCCCTGCCGGTGTCGACCCCGTGTGGCATCATCCATTATTGGCACAATAA